One genomic segment of Mangifera indica cultivar Alphonso chromosome 6, CATAS_Mindica_2.1, whole genome shotgun sequence includes these proteins:
- the LOC123219468 gene encoding SEC14 cytosolic factor-like isoform X3, producing MSTTSREAFIQLQALMDQVDEPLKNTFKNVHQGYLTETLVRFLKAREWNVTKAHKMLVDCLNWRVTNEIDNILSKPIVPTELYRAVRDSQLIGMSGYSKEGLPVFAIGAGLSTFDKASPAASKKYKQPITTCVKVLDMTGLKLSALSHIKLLTIISSIDDLNYPEKTNAYYIVNAPYIFSACWKVVKPLLQERTRRKVQVLSGSGKDELLKRRHKIWKRKNHDMNVGQKIMDFESLPHFCKREGSGSSGHSEDGSCFSLDHPFHQQLYNYIKQQSSVAEPVEPVKQGSFHVKLPELADAEGTEIAKTIESELHKIENGNGLSKSVNALRINNS from the exons AATGTTCATCAAGGATATCTAACTGAAACGTTGGTGCGTTTCCTTAAAGCAAGAGAGTGGAATGTTACCAAAGCACATAAAATG TTGGTGGATTGTCTGAACTGGAGGGTAACAAATGAGATTGACAATATATTATCG AAACCAATAGTTCCTACTGAATTGTACAGGGCAGTGCGTGATTCACAGCTCATAGGAATGTCAGGTTACTCAAAAGAg GGGCTGCCCGTCTTTGCTATTGGTGCAGGGCTTAGTACGTTTGACAAAGCTTCT CCTGCTGcatcaaaaaaatataagcaACCAATAACCACGTGTGTGAAGGTTTTAGATATGACAGGCCTGAAGCTTTCAGCATTAAGCCATATAAAG TTATTGACAATCATATCTTCAATCGATGACTTGAACTACCCTGAGAAGACAAATGCATATTATATTGTGAATGCCCCATACATATTTTCTGCATGCTGGAAG GTTGTTAAGCCCCTTTTGCAGGAGAGGACAAGGAGAAAAGTTCAGGTGTTGTCAGGCTCTGGCAAAGATGAATTGTTGAAG AGGAGACATAagatttggaaaagaaaaaaccacGACATGAATGTAGGTCAGAAG ATAATGGATTTTGAATCACTCCCACATTTCTGCAAAAGAGAAGGCTCTGGATCATCTGGCCATTCAGAGGATGGCAGTTGTTTTTCCTTGGACCATCCCTTTCATCAACAGCTTTACAACTACATCAAGCAGCAATCCTCAGTCGCTGAACCTGTTGAACCAGTCAAACAGGGGTCTTTTCATGTGAAGCTACCCGAGCTAGCAGATGCTGAAGGAACTGAGATTGCCAAAACAATAGAATCCGAGTTGCACAAGATAGAGAATGGCAACGGGCTATCCAAGTCTGTAAATGCCCTTAGAATCAACAACAGCTGA
- the LOC123219468 gene encoding SEC14 cytosolic factor-like isoform X4 — translation MNVHQGYLTETLVRFLKAREWNVTKAHKMLVDCLNWRVTNEIDNILSKPIVPTELYRAVRDSQLIGMSGYSKEGLPVFAIGAGLSTFDKASAHYYMQSHIQINEYRDRVVLPAASKKYKQPITTCVKVLDMTGLKLSALSHIKLLTIISSIDDLNYPEKTNAYYIVNAPYIFSACWKVVKPLLQERTRRKVQVLSGSGKDELLKRRHKIWKRKNHDMNVGQKIMDFESLPHFCKREGSGSSGHSEDGSCFSLDHPFHQQLYNYIKQQSSVAEPVEPVKQGSFHVKLPELADAEGTEIAKTIESELHKIENGNGLSKSVNALRINNS, via the exons AATGTTCATCAAGGATATCTAACTGAAACGTTGGTGCGTTTCCTTAAAGCAAGAGAGTGGAATGTTACCAAAGCACATAAAATG TTGGTGGATTGTCTGAACTGGAGGGTAACAAATGAGATTGACAATATATTATCG AAACCAATAGTTCCTACTGAATTGTACAGGGCAGTGCGTGATTCACAGCTCATAGGAATGTCAGGTTACTCAAAAGAg GGGCTGCCCGTCTTTGCTATTGGTGCAGGGCTTAGTACGTTTGACAAAGCTTCT GCCCACTACTATATGCAGTcacatattcaaataaatgaatacaGAGACCGCGTAGTTTTG CCTGCTGcatcaaaaaaatataagcaACCAATAACCACGTGTGTGAAGGTTTTAGATATGACAGGCCTGAAGCTTTCAGCATTAAGCCATATAAAG TTATTGACAATCATATCTTCAATCGATGACTTGAACTACCCTGAGAAGACAAATGCATATTATATTGTGAATGCCCCATACATATTTTCTGCATGCTGGAAG GTTGTTAAGCCCCTTTTGCAGGAGAGGACAAGGAGAAAAGTTCAGGTGTTGTCAGGCTCTGGCAAAGATGAATTGTTGAAG AGGAGACATAagatttggaaaagaaaaaaccacGACATGAATGTAGGTCAGAAG ATAATGGATTTTGAATCACTCCCACATTTCTGCAAAAGAGAAGGCTCTGGATCATCTGGCCATTCAGAGGATGGCAGTTGTTTTTCCTTGGACCATCCCTTTCATCAACAGCTTTACAACTACATCAAGCAGCAATCCTCAGTCGCTGAACCTGTTGAACCAGTCAAACAGGGGTCTTTTCATGTGAAGCTACCCGAGCTAGCAGATGCTGAAGGAACTGAGATTGCCAAAACAATAGAATCCGAGTTGCACAAGATAGAGAATGGCAACGGGCTATCCAAGTCTGTAAATGCCCTTAGAATCAACAACAGCTGA
- the LOC123219468 gene encoding SEC14 cytosolic factor-like isoform X1, with protein sequence MSTTSREAFIQLQALMDQVDEPLKNTFKNVHQGYLTETLVRFLKAREWNVTKAHKMLVDCLNWRVTNEIDNILSKPIVPTELYRAVRDSQLIGMSGYSKEGLPVFAIGAGLSTFDKASAHYYMQSHIQINEYRDRVVLPAASKKYKQPITTCVKVLDMTGLKLSALSHIKLLTIISSIDDLNYPEKTNAYYIVNAPYIFSACWKVVKPLLQERTRRKVQVLSGSGKDELLKRRHKIWKRKNHDMNVGQKIMDFESLPHFCKREGSGSSGHSEDGSCFSLDHPFHQQLYNYIKQQSSVAEPVEPVKQGSFHVKLPELADAEGTEIAKTIESELHKIENGNGLSKSVNALRINNS encoded by the exons AATGTTCATCAAGGATATCTAACTGAAACGTTGGTGCGTTTCCTTAAAGCAAGAGAGTGGAATGTTACCAAAGCACATAAAATG TTGGTGGATTGTCTGAACTGGAGGGTAACAAATGAGATTGACAATATATTATCG AAACCAATAGTTCCTACTGAATTGTACAGGGCAGTGCGTGATTCACAGCTCATAGGAATGTCAGGTTACTCAAAAGAg GGGCTGCCCGTCTTTGCTATTGGTGCAGGGCTTAGTACGTTTGACAAAGCTTCT GCCCACTACTATATGCAGTcacatattcaaataaatgaatacaGAGACCGCGTAGTTTTG CCTGCTGcatcaaaaaaatataagcaACCAATAACCACGTGTGTGAAGGTTTTAGATATGACAGGCCTGAAGCTTTCAGCATTAAGCCATATAAAG TTATTGACAATCATATCTTCAATCGATGACTTGAACTACCCTGAGAAGACAAATGCATATTATATTGTGAATGCCCCATACATATTTTCTGCATGCTGGAAG GTTGTTAAGCCCCTTTTGCAGGAGAGGACAAGGAGAAAAGTTCAGGTGTTGTCAGGCTCTGGCAAAGATGAATTGTTGAAG AGGAGACATAagatttggaaaagaaaaaaccacGACATGAATGTAGGTCAGAAG ATAATGGATTTTGAATCACTCCCACATTTCTGCAAAAGAGAAGGCTCTGGATCATCTGGCCATTCAGAGGATGGCAGTTGTTTTTCCTTGGACCATCCCTTTCATCAACAGCTTTACAACTACATCAAGCAGCAATCCTCAGTCGCTGAACCTGTTGAACCAGTCAAACAGGGGTCTTTTCATGTGAAGCTACCCGAGCTAGCAGATGCTGAAGGAACTGAGATTGCCAAAACAATAGAATCCGAGTTGCACAAGATAGAGAATGGCAACGGGCTATCCAAGTCTGTAAATGCCCTTAGAATCAACAACAGCTGA
- the LOC123219468 gene encoding SEC14 cytosolic factor-like isoform X2 — protein MSTTSREAFIQLQALMDQVDEPLKNTFKNVHQGYLTETLVRFLKAREWNVTKAHKMLVDCLNWRVTNEIDNILSKPIVPTELYRAVRDSQLIGMSGYSKEGLPVFAIGAGLSTFDKASAHYYMQSHIQINEYRDRVVLPAASKKYKQPITTCVKVLDMTGLKLSALSHIKLLTIISSIDDLNYPEKTNAYYIVNAPYIFSACWKVVKPLLQERTRRKVQVLSGSGKDELLKIMDFESLPHFCKREGSGSSGHSEDGSCFSLDHPFHQQLYNYIKQQSSVAEPVEPVKQGSFHVKLPELADAEGTEIAKTIESELHKIENGNGLSKSVNALRINNS, from the exons AATGTTCATCAAGGATATCTAACTGAAACGTTGGTGCGTTTCCTTAAAGCAAGAGAGTGGAATGTTACCAAAGCACATAAAATG TTGGTGGATTGTCTGAACTGGAGGGTAACAAATGAGATTGACAATATATTATCG AAACCAATAGTTCCTACTGAATTGTACAGGGCAGTGCGTGATTCACAGCTCATAGGAATGTCAGGTTACTCAAAAGAg GGGCTGCCCGTCTTTGCTATTGGTGCAGGGCTTAGTACGTTTGACAAAGCTTCT GCCCACTACTATATGCAGTcacatattcaaataaatgaatacaGAGACCGCGTAGTTTTG CCTGCTGcatcaaaaaaatataagcaACCAATAACCACGTGTGTGAAGGTTTTAGATATGACAGGCCTGAAGCTTTCAGCATTAAGCCATATAAAG TTATTGACAATCATATCTTCAATCGATGACTTGAACTACCCTGAGAAGACAAATGCATATTATATTGTGAATGCCCCATACATATTTTCTGCATGCTGGAAG GTTGTTAAGCCCCTTTTGCAGGAGAGGACAAGGAGAAAAGTTCAGGTGTTGTCAGGCTCTGGCAAAGATGAATTGTTGAAG ATAATGGATTTTGAATCACTCCCACATTTCTGCAAAAGAGAAGGCTCTGGATCATCTGGCCATTCAGAGGATGGCAGTTGTTTTTCCTTGGACCATCCCTTTCATCAACAGCTTTACAACTACATCAAGCAGCAATCCTCAGTCGCTGAACCTGTTGAACCAGTCAAACAGGGGTCTTTTCATGTGAAGCTACCCGAGCTAGCAGATGCTGAAGGAACTGAGATTGCCAAAACAATAGAATCCGAGTTGCACAAGATAGAGAATGGCAACGGGCTATCCAAGTCTGTAAATGCCCTTAGAATCAACAACAGCTGA
- the LOC123219468 gene encoding phosphatidylinositol/phosphatidylcholine transfer protein SFH9-like isoform X5, producing the protein MRLTIYYRAVRDSQLIGMSGYSKEGLPVFAIGAGLSTFDKASAHYYMQSHIQINEYRDRVVLPAASKKYKQPITTCVKVLDMTGLKLSALSHIKLLTIISSIDDLNYPEKTNAYYIVNAPYIFSACWKVVKPLLQERTRRKVQVLSGSGKDELLKRRHKIWKRKNHDMNVGQKIMDFESLPHFCKREGSGSSGHSEDGSCFSLDHPFHQQLYNYIKQQSSVAEPVEPVKQGSFHVKLPELADAEGTEIAKTIESELHKIENGNGLSKSVNALRINNS; encoded by the exons ATGAGATTGACAATATATTATCG GGCAGTGCGTGATTCACAGCTCATAGGAATGTCAGGTTACTCAAAAGAg GGGCTGCCCGTCTTTGCTATTGGTGCAGGGCTTAGTACGTTTGACAAAGCTTCT GCCCACTACTATATGCAGTcacatattcaaataaatgaatacaGAGACCGCGTAGTTTTG CCTGCTGcatcaaaaaaatataagcaACCAATAACCACGTGTGTGAAGGTTTTAGATATGACAGGCCTGAAGCTTTCAGCATTAAGCCATATAAAG TTATTGACAATCATATCTTCAATCGATGACTTGAACTACCCTGAGAAGACAAATGCATATTATATTGTGAATGCCCCATACATATTTTCTGCATGCTGGAAG GTTGTTAAGCCCCTTTTGCAGGAGAGGACAAGGAGAAAAGTTCAGGTGTTGTCAGGCTCTGGCAAAGATGAATTGTTGAAG AGGAGACATAagatttggaaaagaaaaaaccacGACATGAATGTAGGTCAGAAG ATAATGGATTTTGAATCACTCCCACATTTCTGCAAAAGAGAAGGCTCTGGATCATCTGGCCATTCAGAGGATGGCAGTTGTTTTTCCTTGGACCATCCCTTTCATCAACAGCTTTACAACTACATCAAGCAGCAATCCTCAGTCGCTGAACCTGTTGAACCAGTCAAACAGGGGTCTTTTCATGTGAAGCTACCCGAGCTAGCAGATGCTGAAGGAACTGAGATTGCCAAAACAATAGAATCCGAGTTGCACAAGATAGAGAATGGCAACGGGCTATCCAAGTCTGTAAATGCCCTTAGAATCAACAACAGCTGA
- the LOC123219466 gene encoding WEB family protein At1g12150-like: MVNLRASERQKPAAAEIDTRAPFQSVKAALSLFAEVKTKDEKPVIRKTKQVSSEDVLGKETQLQLAQMELERTKNKLESAETTRAQAVRDLERAKRTLQELTTKFNSVNESKELALKAAEAVKQKAELLEHAKSEKHLINDTQSQALIQTRQEYMTAATQLDYAKQELNNIRQDFGAALEAKLAACQQAAEAQHSAELSSERVDELQKEIEAVKDTARQIKVASQEIEEELDNIVSERHELIRCYEDLKNQAEEKLVSLSKDYDPQLTISLEMKIAETAAEIEDVKKQLQDAQAAEVDILRIVTTELNEARRTLHKVTKEESFLKSLLNSLELELEKVKREYADEMKKMEMDPDNEKKSTIKQLVTETEAAKREAEEMKKNAEELKQEAEGTQMVEEVTEKKLQVALSELEEAIDDERKACAELNTKSDSTAEVKITKEEYQSLKKKAEEIKNLTEETLAEAMTHLEEINSSKSKADRKLEANLKAIEEINTAIEIALISGETAGTAQNMVEAELRRLESFN; the protein is encoded by the exons ATGGTGAATCTACGTGCAAGTGAACGGCAAAAGCCTGCAGCTGCAGAGATTGATACAAGGGCACCATTTCAGTCTGTCAAAGCTGCTCTCAGTTTATTTGCCGAAGTTAAAACTAAGGATGAGAAGCCCGTCATCAGGAAGACTAAACAAGTTTCTTCCGAG GATGTCCTAGGCAAGGAGACACAGCTTCAATTGGCCCAAATGGAGCTAGAAAGGACCAAGAACAAGTTAGAGAGTGCTGAAACTACAAGAGCTCAAGCAGTTCGTGATCTGGAGAGGGCTAAGAGGACACTGCAGGAATTGACAACCAAGTTCAACTCTGTAAATGAATCCAAGGAGTTGGCATTAAAAGCTGCAGAAGCTGTGAAGCAGAAGGCCGAGCTACTTGAACATGCTAAGTCTGAAAAACACTTGATAAATGATACGCAGAGCCAGGCATTGATTCAGACAAGACAAGAGTACATGACTGCTGCTACTCAACTTGATTATGCAAAACAGGAGCTTAACAATATCCGTCAGGATTTTGGTGCAGCTTTGGAGGCAAAACTGGCTGCCTGCCAACAGGCTGCCGAGGCACAACATTCAGCAGAACTAAGTTCAGAAAGGGTTGATGAGCTGCAAAAGGAAATTGAAGCCGTCAAGGATACTGCTAGACAGATAAAAGTTGCCTCTCAAGAAATAGAGGAAGAGCTGGACAACATTGTGTCAGAGAGACATGAACTTATCCGGTGTTATGAGGATTTGAAAAACCAAGCTGAGGAGAAATTGGTTTCTTTGAGCAAGGATTATGATCCTCAACTGACCATTAGTCTTGAGATGAAAATTGCGGAAACAGCTGCAGAGATTGAAGATGTAAAGAAGCAACTGCAAGATGCACAGGCTGCTGAAGTGGATATACTCAGAATTGTAACTACTGAGCTTAATGAGGCTAGACGGACACTGCATAAAGTTACAAAAGAAGAAAGTTTTCTGAAAAGCTTGCTGAATTCACTTGAGCTGGAATTGGAAAAAGTGAAGAGGGAGTATGCTGACGAAATGAAGAAGATGGAAATGGATCCTGACAATGAGAAGAAATCCACAATCAAACAACTAGTAACTGAAACTGAAGCGGCAAAAAGAGAAGCAGAGGAGATGAAAAAGAATGCTGAAGAGCTGAAGCAAGAAGCTGAAGGTACCCAGATGGTCGAAGAGGTAACAGAGAAAAAGCTACAGGTTGCTCTGTCAGAGCTTGAAGAAGCGATAGATGATGAAAGGAAAGCCTGTGCTGAGTTAAATACGAAATCAGATTCCACTGCCGAGGTGAAAATCACAAAGGAAGAGTATCAATCTTTGAAGAAGAAAGCTGAGGAAATTAAAAACTTGACTGAGGAGACGTTGGCGGAAGCTATGACTCACCTGGAAGAGATAAATTCTAGTAAAAGCAAAGCAGACCGAAAATTGGAAGCAAATTTAAAAGCCATTGAGGAAATCAATACTGCCATAGAGATAGCTTTGATATCTGGAGAGACGGCAGGCACTGCACAAAACATGGTTGAAGCTGAACTCAGAAGGCTAGAAagctttaattaa
- the LOC123219465 gene encoding cellulose synthase-like protein E1, producing MESKDYVPFFDTKPAKGRVLFRLYAASMFVAICMVFAYRVSYFPSSLEGQLVERWAWSGMFLAELWFSWYWFLILVNRWNTIYRYPFKDRLSLRYEEKDLPGIDIFVCTADPVIEPPTMVINTVLSVMAYDYPQKKLSVYLSDDGCSSLTFYAMLEASRFAKEWIPFCKKFNAEPRSPEAYFLSTVEPLDDPLMAKQWQSIKKLYEDMNERIETATKLGRLSEDIRKEHKGFREWNSNPSRRDHQTILQILIDGRDPTAVDMEGQRLPKLVYLAREKRPQFHHNFKAGAMNALIRVSSRISNSPIILNVDCDMHSNNSAAVRDALCFLMDEKQSHNVAYVQFPQSFSNPTKNDLYGSSLMVIMEVEIPGFDSYGGPCYIGTGCFHRRDTLCGKKYSQDCKSTDWIKTVSKNDRKVEESAAVLEETCKVLASCCYEENTLWGKEMGLLCGCPVEDIMTGLAIQCRGWRSIYYNPERKAFLGLTPTTLDQSLLQHKRWSEGDLQILFSSYCPFLHGRGNIPLKLQLSYCIYLMWAINSLPTLCYVFVPSICLLRGIALFPQISSPWVMAFAYAMLANRAYSLGEFIWVGGTFKGWWNDQRMWMFKRTTSYFFGFADNIMRLLGFTKTAFVITAKVADEDTTKRFEQETMEFGASSPMFTILATIALLNLFTVLGGLRMAILDGQNKALDRFTVQMLLSGLVVLINLPLYQGLFRNDNGSMPPSVTFRSILVTLLICTIAAF from the exons ATGGAGAGCAAAGATTATGTTCCTTTCTTTGACACAAAGCCGGCCAAGGGACGTGTCTTGTTCAGGTTATATGCAGCTTCAATGTTTGTGGCCATCTGCATGGTCTTTGCTTATAGAGTGAGTTACTTTCCCAGTAGCCTGGAAGGACAACTAGTTGAAAGATGGGCTTGGAGTGGAATGTTTCTTGCTGAGTTGTGGTTCAGTTGGTATTGGTTTCTTATTCTTGTTAATAGATGGAACACTATCTATCGCTACCCTTTCAAAGACAGACTATCTCTCAG GTACGAGGAGAAAGATTTGCCCGGCATAGACATATTTGTGTGCACGGCAGATCCTGTGATAGAGCCACCAACAATGGTGATTAACACAGTTTTATCAGTCATGGCTTATGATTATCCACAGAAGAAGCTAAGTGTTTATTTATCGGATGATGGGTGTTCATCTTTAACGTTTTATGCCATGCTAGAGGCGTCTCGTTTTGCAAAGGAATGGATACCATTTTGCAAGAAATTTAATGCAGAACCCAGGTCGCCTGAGGCTTATTTTCTGTCAACAGTTGAGCCACTTGATGATCCACTCATGGCCAAACAGTGGCAGTCAATAAAG AAATTATATGAAGATATGAACGAGCGGATTGAAACTGCTACAAAGCTTGGACGACTCTCAGAAGACATACGTAAAGAACACAAGGGCTTTCGTGAATGGAACTCCAATCCAAGTCGTCGCGATCACCAGACCATTCTACAA ATACTAATTGATGGGAGAGATCCTACAGCTGTGGATATGGAAGGACAACGTTTGCCTAAACTGGTGTACTTGGCGCGCGAGAAGAGACCTCAGTTTCACCATAATTTTAAAGCTGGAGCCATGAATGCCCTC ATAAGGGTGTCATCCAGGATAAGCAATAGTCCGATTATTCTGAATGTGGATTGCGACATGCATTCAAATAACTCTGCGGCTGTGAGGGATGCCCTTTGCTTTCTTATGGATGAAAAGCAGAGCCATAATGTGGCTTATGTCCAGTTTCCGCAGAGTTTCAGTAACCCCACAAAGAATGACCTTTATGGTAGTTCCCTGATGGTAATAATGGAG GTGGAGATTCCAGGATTTGATTCCTATGGAGGGCCTTGCTACATTGGTACTGGGTGCTTTCACAGGAGAGACACTCTCTGTGGGAAGAAATATAGCCAAGATTGTAAGTCGACAGACTGGATCAAAACGGTGAGCAAGAATGATAGAAAAGTTGAAGAAAGCGCAGCTGTACTTGAAGAAACATGTAAAGTACTTGCAAGCTGTTGCTATGAGGAGAATACTCTATGGGGAAAGGAG ATGGGTTTGCTGTGTGGCTGTCCAGTGGAAGATATAATGACCGGATTAGCTATACAATGTAGAGGATGGAGATCCATATATTATAATCCAGAAAGGAAGGCTTTCTTAGGACTTACTCCCACAACACTTGACCAGTCACTACTGCAACATAAGAGATGGTCTGAAGGTGATCTTCAGATCCTATTTTCAAGCTACTGTCCTTTCCTCCATGGACGAGGAAACATCCCACTCAAACTTCAACTTTCATACTGCATCTACTTGATGTGGGCTATAAATAGCTTGCCTACTCTCTGCTATGTTTTTGTGCCATCCATTTGCCTCCTTAGAGGCATCGCCTTGTTTCCCCAG ATTTCAAGTCCATGGGTTATGGCATTCGCATACGCAATGTTGGCCAACCGCGCATACAGCTTAGGAGAGTTTATATGGGTTGGAGGCACATTCAAAGGCTGGTGGAATGATCAAAGAATGTGGATGTTCAAAAGAACGACTTCATACTTCTTTGGTTTCGCTGATAACATAATGAGGCTTCTAGGATTTACAAAGACTGCCTTTGTGATCACAGCCAAGGTAGCTGATGAGGACACAACCAAGAGATTTGAGCAAGAGACAATGGAGTTTGGTGCTTCTTCACCAATGTTCACCATTTTAGCAACAATTGCATTGCTCAACCTGTTTACTGTACTTGGGGGACTAAGGATGGCAATTTTAGATGGACAAAATAAGGCTTTAGACCGATTTACTGTGCAGATGCTTCTAAGTGGGCTTGTGGTATTGATTAACCTTCCATTATACCAAGGACTCTTCCGAAATGACAATGGAAGCATGCCTCCTTCAGTAACATTTCGGTCTATTCTTGTCACTCTATTGATATGCACAATAGCTGCATTTTAA
- the LOC123219467 gene encoding probable acetyl-CoA acetyltransferase, cytosolic 2, protein MAPLTSKNSIKARDVCIVGVARTPMGGFLGSLSSLSATKLGSIVIASALKRANVNPNLVQEVFFGNVLSANLGQAPSRQAALGAGIPNSVICTTINKVCSSGMKAVMFAAQSIQLGINDIVVAGGTESMSNVPKYLTEARKGSRLGHDTIVDGMMKDGLWDVYNDFGMGVCAEICADQHKITREEQDSYAIKSFECGMAAQNSGLFAWEIVPVEVSGRGKASSIVDKDESLEKFDASKLRKLRPSFKDGGSVTAGNASIISDGASALVLVSGTKALELGLQVIAKIRGYADAAQAPELFTTAPSLAIPKAISDAGLEASQIDYYEINEAFSVVALANQKLLGLSPEKVNAHGGAVSLGHPLGCSGARILVTLLGVLRHKNGKYGVAGICNGGGGASALVLELMPAARMGRSSL, encoded by the exons ATGGCTCCTCTAACAtctaaaaattctattaaagctCGAG ATGTTTGTATTGTGGGTGTTGCACGTACGCCGATGGGTGGCTTTCTGGGCTCTCTCTCATCTTTATCCGCTACAAAGCTTGGTTCCATTGTTATTGCGA GTGCCCTGAAGAGGGCAAACGTGAATCCGAACCTTGTTCAAGAAGTGTTCTTTGGGAATGTTCTTAGCGCCAATTTAGGCCAGGCTCCCTCTAGACAGGCTGCTTTAGGTGCTGGGATTCCTAATTCAGTAATATGCACCACTATTAATAAAGTTTGTTCATCAGGCATGAAag CTGTGATGTTTGCAGCACAAAGTATTCAACTGGGTATCAATGATATAGTTGTAGCTGGTGGCACAGAAAGCATGTCTAACGTGCCTAAGTATTTAACAGAAGCAAG AAAGGGATCTCGGTTGGGTCATGATACAATTGTTGATGGCATGATGAAAGATGGCCTGTGGGATGTGTATAATGACTTTGGAATGGGAGTATGTGCAGAAATATGTGCTGATCAGCACAAAATAACAAGGGAAGAGCAG GATTCATACGCTATCAAAAGTTTTGAGTGTGGGATGGCTGCACAAAATTCCGGCCTCTTTGCCTGGGAAATAGTTCCG GTTGAAGTTTCTGGAAGAGGGAAAGCATCCTCAATTGTTGATAAGGATGAGAGCTTGGAAAAG TTTGATGCCTCAAAACTACGGAAGCTCAGGCCTAGTTTTAAGGATGGTGGTTCTGTTACTGCTGGCAATGCTTCTATCATAAG TGATGGTGCATCAGCGCTAGTGCTAGTAAGTGGAACAAAGGCTCTTGAGCTTGGGTTGCAAGTAATCGCCAAGATCAGAGGTTATGCTGATGCAGCTCAG GCTCCTGAATTATTTACAACTGCCCCATCCCTCGCAATACCAAAAGCCATATCAGATGCTGGTCTGGAGGCTTCTCAAATTgattattatgaaataaatgaaGCTTTTTCC GTTGTAGCTCTTGCCAATCAGAAACTTCTTGGTCTTAGTCCT GAAAAAGTTAATGCTCATGGTGGAGCAGTATCATTGGGGCATCCATTAGGGTGTAGTGGAGCTCGTATCTTGGTCACACTATTAGGG GTACTGAGACATAAGAATGGGAAATATGGAGTTGCTGGCATCTGCAATGGTGGTGGAGGAGCATCGGCCCTTGTTCTTGAGCTCAT GCCTGCTGCAAGGATGGGACGTTCCTCTTTGTGA
- the LOC123218013 gene encoding DNA oxidative demethylase ALKBH2: protein MSLRFKAISEATTPNPDEKTSKRQRIDLGNGSEVVYIPRFLTLDESWKLFDYLNKEIPWTRPTIRVCGRSCVQPRDTCYVASEGLPDLVYSGYQPHAYSWDDFPPLKGMLEAVHKALPGSRFNSLLLNRYKGGNDYVGWHADDEKLYGSTPEISSVSFGCEREFLLKKKPSKSSQERIDDDEPARKRLKKNSYSDQHSFTLKHGSLLVMRGYTQRDWIHSVPKRTRVEATRVNLTFRLVV, encoded by the exons ATGAGTTTGCGGTTCAAAGCAATTTCTGAGGCAACAACTCCAAACCCAGACGAGAAAACTTCAAAGAGACAAAGGATCGACCTGGGAAATGGGAGCGAAGTTGTTTATATTCCAAGGTTTTTAACCTTGGACGAGTCATGGAAACTCTTTGATTATCTGAACAAGGAGATTCCTTGGACAAGACCCACCATTCGTGTCTGTGGTCGCTCTTGCGTTCAG CCTAGAGATACATGTTATGTTGCAAGTGAAGGATTGCCAGATTTAGTTTACAGTGGATACCAGCCGCATGCCTATTCTTGGGATGATTTTCCTCCTCTCAAGGGCATGTTGGAAGCA GTCCACAAAGCACTTCCTGGAAGTAGATTCAACAGCTTGCTTTTAAATAGGTATAAAGGTGGAAATGATTATGTGGGTTGGCATGCTGATGATGAGAAGCTTTATGGATCCACTCCAGAAATTTCCTCTGTTTCCTTTGGCTGTGAGCGTGAATTCTTGTTGAAAAAGAAACCTAGTAAATCATCCCAAG AAAGAATAGATGATGATGAACCTGCGAGAAAGCGATTAAAGAAAAACAGCTACTCTGATCAACATTCATTCACACTAAAGCATGGATCATTGTTGGTAATGAGAGGGTACACACAGCGGGATTGGATCCACTCGGTGCCTAAACGTACAAGAGTAGAGGCTACTCGAGTTAATCTCACCTTCAGACTGGTTGTCTGA